Part of the Kamptonema formosum PCC 6407 genome, GGATAATTTTAACGATTATCAGTTCGATCGAACCTCTCCTACTAACTCTGAATTTACTATGCTCTACCTTAGTTTTAGGATGGGTGACATGGCAATATGCGATCGCAGATAATTCTAATCAAGTTTCATTATCTACACCTAATCTCACACCATTAAGTCCTAACATTGAAATCCCCGTTTACCTAACTCACATTATCGGCTTGTCAACAATATTTTCTGGGATACACCTATTTTTTCCCACTCTCAATCAAGCCCTATGGTCAATAATCATGCTATCAATAATGCTAGTAGAATGGGGATTATTTGTCAAAGCAAATGCCAACGTAGAAACAGTGAGCGATTTTAGGCTAAATCTACTACCTTTAGCCGTCAAAAGTTGTTGGCACTTAGGATTAGCTTTAGCTGGATTGAGCTTTATTTTATTAACCGATTATTATGCAACGTCATACAAAAGTTCTCTAAATTATCTGGATTGGTCTTTGTCGTGGCTAGTAACACCTATAGCTTTAACTACTGTTGGCAAATACACAGATTCACGTCAAAGAAGGACAGCAATCGTATTAAGTACAATTGCTTTGCTAGCTGTTCAAGTTCTGACGCTAAGTTCACCAGGAAATCGATTAATTAGTTTAAGCATAGCAACGGGGTTGATGTTAATCAATACTTACTATTTACCCCTATCTTCTTTAGCAGTAACTACCATAGGATTTGGGCTAACTTTCTGCGGTAGTTTACTTTTAGAAGGAGTGCTAGGATTTCCCAGACAATCAGCATCAGCTTGGTTAATAGTAGGTGCGATCGGGCTTACCAGTTTGTGGCTAATTCGCGATTTTTTAATTGGTACTACCAGCGTTAGAGAGAGGGAAAATAACCAATTACCACTCCAGCAAATTTACGCAAAAGCCGCAGATAATTGGGCGATATTAATCTGTTGCTTATTATTAGTAAGTGTAACAATTCACTCTTTTGGTTTGTACGGAAAATTCACTTATATTACTTTTAGTCCATCAATTCAAGCTATTATTACACTCCTTGTAACCATAGCAGCTATTGCTTACCGTAGCTATCAACAACCTTCACATTGGGCAATTTACGGATTAGCTTGGGCGTTAGAATTACTAACAGCAGAAATATTAGGCTTTACAGACAGTCAAACTGTTTATTTAGCAATTGCAAATATCGCCTTGGGTTTAGTTACTCAACTGTTAGGAGATTGGTGGAGAAATAGAGATCCAAATCGCGACATTTTCCCTAGTATTCATATTATACCATTGCTTTATGGTACATTGGGATTAATGTTGCGATCGCACACTTTCACCAGTTGGACTGGCTTAACTTCTTTAGGCATATCCTTAATTATTATCGGCGTTGGTAGAAGGAAACCAGAATTCAAACCCCTTGTTTATTTGGGAATAATTGGCATTTCCCTTTCTGCCTGCGAATTACTAATTTATCAACTCAGTCAATTATCAGGCGGCGCTATTGGCGATGGATTAATTGCCTTAGCAACTCTGGGTACTACGATTGTCTATGCCTATCGTCTGCTTTATCCTTGGTTAATTAATTACTTGCGCCTTACCCCCCAAGAAATAAAAAATATTGCTCACATCCACTGGATTAGTAGTAGCTTACTCCTAGTTGTAGCCTCAGCTAATCCCATTCAATCAGCGATGTTTTTAGGATTAGGAACTGGCGCTTTTCTAGTTCAATATGCAATTTTTCAAGGTCGCAATCATCCTTATCCTCAATGGGGAGAAGCCTGGGTTTACATCGGTTGGATTGAAGCATTTGCTATTAGGCTTTACTGGCTGAATACACCTGTATTCCGCTTGATTACGGGGCCGCTATTTTTGTGGAAAACTGCGATCGCATCAGTAATTGCCTATTGTATCTACATCCTACCTTGGGAAACTTGGGGTTGGTCAAAAAAACCTTGGAAAGTAGTCGCATTTCTCCTACCAATAATTGGCATTGCAGAAAGTCGAGGTGAATTTCACCTTCTTAGTTTACTAATAACAGCCGCCTTCTATATCTTCCTAGATTGGGATAACAACCAAATCCGCTTTACTTACATTAGTTCCCTACTTATTGACTGGGTACTTTGGCGCTGGTTCGATCGCATAGGATTAACTCAGCCAGAGTTATACGTAACACCTTTAGGATTCACTTTATTATACATTGCTCAAGTAGATCCTGAACTTAAATTACCTCAGCAAAAAGATACTAGACATCTATTGCGAATGGTAGGATCTGGATTAATTTGCGGCGTAGCTTTACTAACTCAGCACGGCAATGGTTTAGTGCCAGGAATGTTTAGTTTAGCAGCACTTTTAGCTGGCTTAGGCTTGCGAATCCGGGCTTTTCTTTTCATTGGTAGCGTAGTGTTTTTAATCAATGCTTTCTATCAGTTAGTAATTCTAATTTTCGACTATCCCTTTATTAAATGGGTAATCGGTTTAGGCTTTGGGATTGTTTTTATCTGGATAGCGGCCACTTTTGAAACGCGGAGAGATCGGATTTCCGCTTTAGTCCAAAATTGGATTAACCAGTTACAAGCCTGGGAATAGTTTGTATAAAAGCTCACATCATAGTATAATGGCAGTGAATAGCAAGGAAAATTAAATGACTACACAAACTCCAGCTCTCAGCCTACCCGTTTTAGAAGAATTAAACTCAGAATCACCCAATATATGCGGTTTTGAAGCAGAAATCAGTGCCACAGTTCAAGAAAATCTGCCAGTATTTTTACCCAGCACAAATTTACAATTCAAAGACATTGCGGCGGGATTTGCCTGTGCTTTACATATGCACCAACCCACCGTACCTGCGGGAATTAATGGTTCCTCAATCAGCAATCTCCAGTATATGTTTGAACATCCCGGCCAAGGAGACAACCATAATGCAGAGGTATTTGCCTATTGCTATGGCCGGATGGGAGAATTTATTCCTAAATTGATTGCTGAAGGATGTAATCCTCGAATTATGCTTGATTATTCAGGTAATTTGTTGTGGGGATTGCACCAAATGGGCCGCGAAGATATACTCAACAATCTCAAACGAATTACCTGCGATCCTCAGTATCAACCTTATGTAGAATGGTTAGGGACGATGTGGAGTCACGCCGTTGTTCCCTCTACCCCAATTCCCGATATTAAACTACAAATAGTCGCATGGCAACATCACTTTGCTGCTATTTTTGGCTACGATGCTTTGAAGCGAGTTAAAGGGTTTTCTCCTCCAGAAATGCACTTACCAAATCATCCCGATACCCTCTATGAATATATTAAGGCTCTGAAAGAATGCGGCTATCGTTGGCTAATGGTGCAGGAACATTCAATCGAAAATTTAGACGGTTCGTCTCTGCAACAGGATCAAAAATATATACCCAATCGTTTAGTCGCCCGTAATTCCTCTGGCGAAATAGTCAGTATTACTATCTTGATTAAAACCCAAGGTTCTGATACTAAATTAGTCGGTCAAATGCAGCCCTATTATGAGGCAAAAGGGCGGAACAAACAACAAATTGATAACATTACTATTCCCTCTTTAGTTACTCAAATTGCTGACGGGGAAAATGGCGGTGTAATGATGAATGAATTTCCTAGTGCTTTCTTCAAAGCTTGCCATGAAGTCCGCGAACAAGGCGGCGGAAAATCAGGCGTTGTCGCCCTTAATGGCACTGAATATTTAGAGATAATTGAAGCAGCAGGCGTGAATCCTGACAATTATCCCCCTTGTCAAGCAGTTAATCAACACAAAATATGGCAGCGAGTTTCGCCGGAAAATGCTACGCCAGAAGCAGTAGAAAAAGCGATAGAAGATTTGAAACAAACAGACCACAATTTTCACATGGACGGCGCTTCTTGGACAAATGATTTGAGTTGGGTTAAAGGATATGAAAATGTTTTAGGCCCCATGACTCAACTCAGCGCTGCCTTTCACAAAAAGTATGACCCTTTATTACAGCAAGATTCTTCAGTAACTAAGCAACCTGAATATCAGCAAGCTTTGATGTATAACTTATTACTTCAAACAAGCTGTTTTCGGTACTGGGGACAAGGAATGTGGACTGATTATGCCCGTACATTTTATCAGCGCGGTGAGGCTTTAGTGGGATTAGTTTAAGAGTTTTTGTAACATAGGTAAAACCATTAGTAACGCCGCCCGGAAAGGCGGTGACTTGACCGCCTTTCCGGGCGGCGTTACGTTAAGCGTGGGTAAGTCCTGTTACTGCTTATAAAGCTTTAACTCTCGTACATCCGCGCTTCTGCTGCCTCTGGATTCTCCTCACAATAGAGATCGAATGCCGTCTTTTCAATCTTTATGGCTCGCTGGTGAGAAGCTTCAGCTTGCAATTCTTCCACAATATCCCAAGCAACAGCACACTCTTTAGAAGTAGCGCCTTTCTCTCTACAAGCCGTTCTTGCATCTTCGATCGCCTTCTCGATTTGTTGTTCTAGTAAAACACTTTTTGGTTTAGTCACAAAATCACTTTTATTCAGAATATCAGTGATTGAAATTATCCCCACCAGCGTATCTTTAATCACAGGAGCGCGGCGAATCCGAGTATTGGCAAACAGACGAGCCACATATTCCACGCCTAACTCAGGATTTACCACAATACAGGGCTTAGTCATAATCTCATAGACACGAACATTTGCCGGGTCTTTTCCAAAAGCTGCTACCTTGTAAACAATGTCTGTCTCAGTCACTATCCCGTAGGCATCCTGCTCGTGGCGGCGTTCAACAATCAAGGCACGCAAACATAGATCGTTCATCATCGCCACCGCCTCAGCTACTGTTGCCGAACCACGAATGGTGACTACTTCTGTAGTCATAATATCTTCCGCTTTCATCATCATTAGCTTTTCCTCTAACCTTATTTACTCCAGCTTATTCCGAATCTGGACTCACTAAAAATATTGTTTGTAGGACTTACACAAAAACAAGGTATTTTTGTCATCGAGAGCAAGTAATCCTGAGCCTGCCCTTATTCGCAAATATTACCATTAGGCCAGGTAGCGCCATTCAAATTCGTATCCTGCAAGTCTGCCCCCTCAATAGTAGCTCCTCTAAGACTGGCATTACGTAAATCAGCTCCTCTTAGCACCGCCTGTGAAAGATCCGCCTTCCAAAAATAAGCTCCTTCCAGGTTCGCATCGCTCAAGTCCGCCTCGTGTAAAATAGCTAAATTAAAATTAGCCGCGCTCAAATCTGCCCGACTCAAAATAGCGCCAGATAAGTCAGCCCTCATCAGAATTGCATAACTCAAATTAGCTTCATTAAGATTAGCCTCCTTCAAGTTAGCTCCATTCAGAGCCGCATCCTGCAAATTCACCCGTTGTAATTCTGCACCGCTGAAGTTAGTTGCTGTGAGGTTGCAGGCGCAAAAATTCGCATCTTTAAGTTTTGCCTCGCTAAAATTAACTCCATTCAAGTCCATCCCGTGAAAGTCAACATTCACCAAATGAGCTTTACTAAAGTTGATGCCCGTAAGATTGGCTCCATCCAGTACAGCTCCGCTCAATCTAGCTCGGCTCATATTGGCCCAACTCAGGTTAGCTCCTGTGAGCTTGGCATAGCGCAGATTAATCCCGCTCAGATTCGCGCCGCACAGATTCACCCCTGACAAGTTAGCAGAGCGTAGGTTTACCCCCGCCAGAGTCGCTCCGCTGAGTTTCGCTCCCGTAAGTTCCGACTTGACTAAAAAAGCTCCTCTGAGATCGGCTTTTGTCATGTCGGCATTGGTGAGATACCCTTTCCCTAGCTTCACAAAACTCAGATTGCTGCTGTAGAGGAAAGCGCCTGAGAGGTTAGTTTCGTATAGAGATGCCCAACTCAAGTCTGCTCCGGCTAAAGACGCTCTTGCTAAGTTTGCCCCCTCCAAAAATGCCCTTGTTAAGTTTGCGCCCATCAGATTTGCTTCAGCAAAATCTCTTTGTCCCGATGCGTAGCGATCGAGCAGTTCTCTAGCATCCATCTGCGCTTCCTCCTAAACTCTTAGCCAGTGCAGGCGCGGGTAGTCCTACTTCTGGCATAGCACATAATTTGTGCAGAAATAAACTCGCAGCAATAAATACAAAAAGTAAAAACTCCTAATTGTAATTTTTTAAAGAATTTCCATTTTTAAAGGACTCCTAATCATAGGTAGTACCGTTGGGCATAATTGCCCTTCTCATATCTGCATCCCGGAAGTTGGCGCGATCTATGTTCGCGTCAATCAAAACTGCTTCTACTAGAATCGCCCCGCTTAAATTTGACCAATTCAATTTGGCTCGGTACAAATTAGCTCCGGTCAAATTAGCTCCGCGCAAAGTTGACCAACTCACATTTGCTACTCTCAGGTTTGCTTGAGTCAGGTTAGCATCGCTGAGGTTAGAACCGATCGCGATCGCTTGCCGCAAGTCTGCCCCGCTGAGGTTAGCACCGTTAAGGGATGCGCCGCTGAGAATTGCCTGAGTGAGGTTAGCTCTCTCTAGAACTGATTCGTTCAAAAGAGCGTTTGTGAGGTTTGCTCCCTTGAGAGTTGACCAACTGAGAACTGTTTTAATTAAGTTGGTGCGGATCGTGCTTGCTTCCGTTAGGTTGGCTGCAAATAAATTTGCTCCCGTTAGATTGGCTTCTGTCAGGTTTGCTCCGCTTAAATTTGCTTTGCTCAGGTTGATATCTCTCGCCATTGAACCCCGCAAGTTAGCCCCAGTGAGATTAGCTCCGCTCAGGTTAGCGTTTGTGAGGTCAGTACCGATGAGGTTAGAGTCGCTGAGGTTGGCTTCGCTCAACTCAGCCCCGATGAGTTTCACCTCTCGCAGGTTAGCTCCGATGAGTAATGCTCCGCTCAAGTTGGCTTTTTGCAGGTTTGCCCGACTAAAGTTGGCATCGCTCAAGTCTACTCCTTTGAGGTTGCAGCCCATCAGGTCGATTTCGCGAAAATTTCTTTCTCCGGCCGCATATTGCCTCAGAATTTCATCGGCCTCCATGTCATTTGCCTCGTAATTTTTTCAGTTGGATAAGACTTAAGCCAAGACTTGCTCGTAACCCCGCCCTCTGAGCGGTTTAGCAACTAGCCTTACTGTAAGCGTAAGTCTTATTGGAGAGTCGTGGGTATTGTAAATCACAGAGATTATCCCAGATCGGCACAGATTCTGGCTCCAACTTGTGATTTTCAGGGGTTATTGGCGATACCCAAGACTATCTCCTCTACGGCGATCCAAACTGTCAAGGATTCTGAGACAATTAATCCTAGATGTCAGTGTTGACTGTTGAATGTTCGCAGGCTTCGGTCAACTGCCGCCAGTGAACAGACAAAGGAAATAGATCATGTCGGAAAATTTTAGAAGCCACGTTGTTACTCAAGGAACTCAGCGATCGCCTAATCGAGCGATGTTACGGGCCGTCGGTTTTGGCGATGGGGATTTTACTAAGCCGATTGTAGGTGTTGCCAATGGGTACAGCACGATTACTCCCTGCAATATGGGTTTGAACGATTTGGCCCTGAAGGCGGAATTTGGGGTGAAGCAAGCGGGCGCTATGCCCCAGATGTTCGGTACGATTACGATTAGCGATGGTATTTCTATGGGGACTGAGGGGATGAAATATTCTCTGGTTTCTAGGGAGGTGATTGCTGATTCGATTGAGACGGTTTGTAATGGCCAGAGCATGGATGGGGTGCTGGCAATTGGCGGCTGCGATAAGAATATGCCGGGGGCGATGATTGCGATCGCCCGCATGAATATACCTGCTATT contains:
- a CDS encoding CP12 domain-containing protein encodes the protein MMMKAEDIMTTEVVTIRGSATVAEAVAMMNDLCLRALIVERRHEQDAYGIVTETDIVYKVAAFGKDPANVRVYEIMTKPCIVVNPELGVEYVARLFANTRIRRAPVIKDTLVGIISITDILNKSDFVTKPKSVLLEQQIEKAIEDARTACREKGATSKECAVAWDIVEELQAEASHQRAIKIEKTAFDLYCEENPEAAEARMYES
- a CDS encoding pentapeptide repeat-containing protein, coding for MEADEILRQYAAGERNFREIDLMGCNLKGVDLSDANFSRANLQKANLSGALLIGANLREVKLIGAELSEANLSDSNLIGTDLTNANLSGANLTGANLRGSMARDINLSKANLSGANLTEANLTGANLFAANLTEASTIRTNLIKTVLSWSTLKGANLTNALLNESVLERANLTQAILSGASLNGANLSGADLRQAIAIGSNLSDANLTQANLRVANVSWSTLRGANLTGANLYRAKLNWSNLSGAILVEAVLIDANIDRANFRDADMRRAIMPNGTTYD
- a CDS encoding pentapeptide repeat-containing protein, with translation MDARELLDRYASGQRDFAEANLMGANLTRAFLEGANLARASLAGADLSWASLYETNLSGAFLYSSNLSFVKLGKGYLTNADMTKADLRGAFLVKSELTGAKLSGATLAGVNLRSANLSGVNLCGANLSGINLRYAKLTGANLSWANMSRARLSGAVLDGANLTGINFSKAHLVNVDFHGMDLNGVNFSEAKLKDANFCACNLTATNFSGAELQRVNLQDAALNGANLKEANLNEANLSYAILMRADLSGAILSRADLSAANFNLAILHEADLSDANLEGAYFWKADLSQAVLRGADLRNASLRGATIEGADLQDTNLNGATWPNGNICE